TTATAGGCATTTTTTATACACTTTATAATTTCAAAAAGGTCTACCAGGAAAACTATTCTAATAACTATAATCTCATATACAAATGGCTATTACAAACGACTATTCTATTTTTAATAGGAAACAGTTTCGTAACGATCAGAGAATTGATATCAGAAAACTCTCCCTTTTTGATCAACCTAAACTTTTTTATTAGTCTATTCGCTTTAGGTGTTATCAGTTGGTTTGTACTCAAAGCACTGTATCAGCCTGTATTGTTTGTTGGAATTGATATGGAAATCAATCCAACTAGACCTGCACCATCCACATCTCAAAACGAACCTGAGGAGCTTCAACAACTTTTGGTTTATATGCAAACAGAAAAGCCTTATTTGGATGATCAACTGACTTTACGAAAACTGGCGCTCGGTGTTGATTTCTCCGAAAAAGAATTATCTCAGTTGATTAACCAACATACCGGTAAACACTTTTTTGATTACGTCAATGCATTTAGAATCCAGGAAGCACAAAAACTTTTAGTGGAATCTTCCAAACTTACAGTACTCGAAATCTTATATCAGGTAGGTTTTAATTCAAAATCATCCTTCTATACAGCATTTAAAAAAGAAACCGGACAGACTCCTACAGAATTCAGAAAATCAAACATTTAAACTGAGTCCGACTAAAAATCGAACTCAAATCCCACCATGAATCAGTTCGATTTTCGATAGTCGGACGTTTAACACCCGCTCTCCTTTCACATTTGCGTCAAACCAAATTTTGATACAAATGAAATACTACATTCAAATGGCATGGACCCTTTTACTAGTTAGTCTTACCATCACAGGTCAATCTCAAAAAACTTTACAACAACAAGCAGATAGTTTGTTTTATCTCGAACAACAACATCAAGGTCCGGGAGTAGCAATATCCGTAAATCAAAACGGAAAAATGCTTTACGAAAACCAAATGGGTTATGCGCATCTCGAACACCGAATTCCCATTTCTGATTCCTCCGTTTTTTTGGTAGGATCTATTTCCAAACAATTCACCACTTTCAGTATTCTACTTCTTGAAAGCGAAGGTAAACTCTCTGTTGACGATCCCATTATCAAATATCTCCCTGAACTTTCTGCTATAGAAAGTAAGATGACCATTCGACATCTGGCCAATCATACCAGTGGGTTTAGGAACAACTATGATCTGAACTATCTGAGAGGTTTTTCGGATGAAGACTTAATGAGTCAGTCGAAAATGGTGGTCCTTTTACTTCAACAAACAGGAGTCAATTTCACACCTGGAGAAAGATTCCAATATTGCAATGCAGGTTATACATTGCTTGCTGAAATTGTCAGTAGAGTTTCCGGAGTATCCTTTTCTGACTTTGTACAAACTAATATATTTCAACCCTTAGAAATGCATAATAGTCAGTTTCTGGAAGACCCAACACATTTGATTATGAATAAAGTAAATTCATATTATTTAAGCGAAGACGGTTATCATTATTACCCAATGAATAGAACAGTTGTTGGTTCTACCGGATTATATACCACTACAGAGGATTTAATAAAGTGGCACAGAAATTTTTCTCACTTCAAAGTTGGTGATCCTAACATGTTTTCCAAAATGATCGCTCCCGGTAAGTTAAACTCCGGAAAACAAATTCCATACGGTTTAGGGTTAGAAACAAAAACATATCGGGGCGTACAAGTCATTTTTCATGGCGGTGGTGATGCCGGATTCAGAGCCTTTCTCCTATCTGTTCCACAATATAATTTCACAGTAGCAATCACTGGTAATTTTGAATCCTTTAATCCTTTAAACATAGCTTATGGAATGATCGATATTTTTTTAAATAATGAACTTATTCCTACTCCACCTTCAGCTCCTCCGGTTATTCCTAAGAAACAACTTCAGAAATTTAGTGGTACATATCAGATCTTTCCGGGATTCTATATCCGGATTATAGCTAAAAATGATTCTCTTTATTTCCAACCCTATGGAGCAACAACCGAACTTGCCTTACCCGTTATTTCTTCAAATGAATTTCTTTTTCCGGATCGACCACATAGCAAGATCGTATTTACGTCTGAAGGTCTTAGATGGCATTTTTCGGACTTCTCCTACCCCGGTAAAAAAGTACGTCTCGATCCTCCCAAATATCATGACATCGAGATAAATCAGTTTCTGGGTTCTTTTTACAGTGCTGAATTAGAAACGATCTACACCTTCGTCCAGCAAAATGGAAAAATTATCGCAACACATCCAATCAATGATGATATTGAACTTCATCCTATTGATGAAGATGCATTTATCACCAACACTTCTTTTTTAGGGCGTGTTACATTTATTCGAGATCAAAGTAAAAGGATTATTGGTTGCAAAATCAGTGGGCAAACCGCATATAACATCTACTTTAAAAAGCTAAATTGCGACTAAATCTATCTAAATTCATATCGCTCTCATTTTTATTTAATTTTTCACAATCTGATAATAAAGAGGTTATGTTTTTATTCTAAAATATTTGATTTTTCTAGCTTTCAGATTAAAAATTAATACTACTTTTGGCGCACCAAATCGGAAACGATTAAGGGAACAGTCGAAAGACATGTTGGTCCGGTAGTTCAGTTGGTTAGAATATCTGCCTGTCACGCAGGGGGTCGCGGGTTCGAGTCCCGTCCGGACCGCAAAGCTCAACATAACGTTGGGCTTTTTTTATGCCCTAAATTCATGAATCATTACGTTTACATCATTCAAAGTATCTTAACTGGGAAGTTTTATAAAGGCTATTCATTATCCCCTTATGATCGTCTTAAACAACATAATAATGGAGAAAGTAGATATACTCAACATTTTTGTCCCTGGGAACTTGTGTTTATTCAATCTTTTGATTCTAAAACAAAAGCCTTGATAAGAGAAAAAGTTCTTAAAAAATATTCAAAGCAACAAATTGCAAATCTTATTAAATCTCCTCTAAACGAAATCTAGAATATCCGCCTGTCATCCCCAAAGCTTTGGGGACGGGTTCGAGTCCCGTCCGGACCGCAAAGCTCAACATAACGTTGGGCTTTTTTTATGCCCTAAATTCATGAATCATTACGTTTACATCATTCAAAGTATCTTAACTGGGAAGTTTTATAAAGGCTATTCATTATCCCCTTATGATCGTCTTAAACAACATAATAATGGAGAAAGTAGATATACTCAACATTTTTGTCCCTGGGAACTTGTGTTTATTCAATCTTTTGATTCTAAAACAAAAGCCTTGATAAGAGAAAAAGTTCTTAAAAAATATTCAAAGCAACAAATTGCAAATCTTATTAAATCTCCTCTAAACGAAATCTAGAATATCCGCCTGTCATCCCCAAAGCTTTGGGGACGGGTTCGAGTCCCGTCCGGACCGCTTAAAGGTTTACAGTTTTGTAAGCCTTTTTTTATGCCCTAAAATCATGAGACATTACGTTTATATCATTCAAAGTATCTCAACCGGAAAGTTTTATAAAGGTTATTCCTTATCTCCATATGATCGTCTTAAACAACACAATAATGAAGAAAGTAGATATACTCAACATTTTTGTCCATGGGAACTGGTATATATTCAGTCTTTTGATTCTAAAACTGAAGCTTTGAAAAGAGAAAAAGCTCTTAAGAAATATTCAAAAAAACAAATTGCTAATCTTATGAAATCTTCATTAACGAGATTTAGAATATCTGCCTGTCATCCCCAAGGCTTTGGGGACGGGTTCGAGTTCCGTCCGGACCGCTTAAAATTAAAAGAGTTTCATTAATAAATGAGACTCTTTTTTTTTGCAATAAACTTTAATAGAACGAGAAGTATATGCTGAGCGAAGTCGAAGCAAGTCCCGTCCGGACCGCAAAGCTCAACACAGTGTTGGGCTTTTTTTATGCCCTAAATTCATGAATCATTACGTTTACATCATTCAAAGCATTTCAACAGGAAAGTTTTATAAAGGCTATTCATTAGCCCCTTATGATCGTCTAAAACAGCATAATAATGGAGAAAGTAGATATACTCAACATTTTTGTCCTTGGGAACTTGTATTTATTCAATCTTTTGATTCTAAAACAAAAGCCTTGATAAGAGAAAAAGTTCTTAAAAAATATTCAAAGCAACAAATTGCAAATCTGATTAAATCTCCACTAAACGAAATCTAGAATATCTACCTGTCATCCCCAAAGCTTTGGGGACGGGTTCGAGTCCCGTCCGGACCGCTTAAAATTAAAAGAGTTTCATTAATAAATGAGACTCTTTTTTTTGCAATAAACTTTAATAGGACGAGAAGTATATGCTGAGCGAAGTCGAAGCAAGTCCCGTCCGGACCGCAAAGCTCATCATAACGTTGGGCTTTTTTCACCTTAATCCAACCACTTTTCATATTTGCTCCTATCTCCCTAAATTCATATATTAGTTACTGATTTTCAACACCAAAAACTACTATATTAATTTCTGGGTCTTTGATCTGATTTTATTACCTATACCATGAAAAGAAAAACTTTACTATTAGCCTTCGTTTTATTTAGTCTATATCAAATTCATCCTATATACGCTCAAAATATAGTTTTTAGCTGGGCCAAAAGTGTTGGAGGGACACACAATGATTTCGGTTTTTCGATGGCCGTTGACCATCAAGATAATATGTATATTACAGGTTCTTTCAATGATACTGTTGATTTCGACCCAGGTCCAGCTGTTGCTAATGCTTCAAGTTTTGGTCATCTGGATATTTTTATTCAAAAGCTAGATCCGAATGGTAATCTCATTTGGTTTAGAAATTTAGGTGGAGCAACTGACGATTTTAGCCACTCAATTGCCGTAGATGATTTAGGATTCATTTATATTACCGGAAGTTTCAGCGGAGTTGTTGATTTTGACCCAGGATCTGGAACTTCAAATTTAACGTCAAACGGATTTAACGATATTTTTATTTTAAAACTAGACCAAAACGGAGATTTCTTATGGGCCAGACAAATAGGTTCCACGCAATCAGATGATGGATTATCTATAGACGTAGATAGTTTTGGAAATGTCTATACTACAGGAAGCTTTCAGGGTATGGTTGATTTTGACCCTGGAGTCGGAACTACCAATCTGACTGCAAATCAAGCCCGGGATATATTCATCCAAAAATTAGACCCCAGCGGAAACTTCCTATGGGCCAAACACATGGGAGATTTCGGAACCGATCGAGGTTTCGATATAGAGGTAGATCCTAGTGGTAATCTATATACCACAGGAATATTTGCAGGAACTATTGACTTTGATCCCGGGAATGGAACAAGCAATCTTACCTCAAATGGTAATGCGGATATTTTTATCCAAAAATTGGACGCAAATGGCGATTTCATTTGGGCAAAAAGTTTTGGAGGAATATATGGTGATTTTAGTACATCTCTAGCCATAGATCATAATGGAAATATTTATACGACCGGAGCTTTTGTCGATCTGGTCGATTTTGATCCTGGAGTTGGTATTACTAATCTCAATTCCAATGGTGATTATGATATTTTTATTCAGAAACTGGACGTAAATGGTAATTTTATTTGGGTTAAAAGTATGGGCGGAATAGATAAAGAATATGGGTATTCTATTTCTGTCGACCAGATGGGTAATATCTATAATTCTGGATTTTTCGAAGCTACTGTTGATTTTGACCCTGGATCTGGGATTAACAACCTTACCTCTAATGGATTTCAAGACATTTTCATTCAAAAGTTAGATAGTAACGGTGACTTTATATGGGTTGAACAAATTGGTGGGTGGGGAATTGACGGATGCCGGTCGATTGACGTAAGTGATTCTGGTAATATTTATGCGGTAGGTTATTTCTGGGATACCGTAGATTTT
This genomic interval from bacterium SCSIO 12643 contains the following:
- a CDS encoding helix-turn-helix transcriptional regulator — encoded protein: MNIAIINDIGKITVFLLVLLSGFLITAKSKRKLPNYLFAAFLLVTSIDLTGLFMPLAENNYIRGFKVASVLLQMPLYFLYVRAVCYYNFKLHKKHILHTVLFFGFLLLFIIENEIEAYFETFQTISKLQYYGYIIGIFYTLYNFKKVYQENYSNNYNLIYKWLLQTTILFLIGNSFVTIRELISENSPFLINLNFFISLFALGVISWFVLKALYQPVLFVGIDMEINPTRPAPSTSQNEPEELQQLLVYMQTEKPYLDDQLTLRKLALGVDFSEKELSQLINQHTGKHFFDYVNAFRIQEAQKLLVESSKLTVLEILYQVGFNSKSSFYTAFKKETGQTPTEFRKSNI
- a CDS encoding beta-lactamase family protein, giving the protein MKYYIQMAWTLLLVSLTITGQSQKTLQQQADSLFYLEQQHQGPGVAISVNQNGKMLYENQMGYAHLEHRIPISDSSVFLVGSISKQFTTFSILLLESEGKLSVDDPIIKYLPELSAIESKMTIRHLANHTSGFRNNYDLNYLRGFSDEDLMSQSKMVVLLLQQTGVNFTPGERFQYCNAGYTLLAEIVSRVSGVSFSDFVQTNIFQPLEMHNSQFLEDPTHLIMNKVNSYYLSEDGYHYYPMNRTVVGSTGLYTTTEDLIKWHRNFSHFKVGDPNMFSKMIAPGKLNSGKQIPYGLGLETKTYRGVQVIFHGGGDAGFRAFLLSVPQYNFTVAITGNFESFNPLNIAYGMIDIFLNNELIPTPPSAPPVIPKKQLQKFSGTYQIFPGFYIRIIAKNDSLYFQPYGATTELALPVISSNEFLFPDRPHSKIVFTSEGLRWHFSDFSYPGKKVRLDPPKYHDIEINQFLGSFYSAELETIYTFVQQNGKIIATHPINDDIELHPIDEDAFITNTSFLGRVTFIRDQSKRIIGCKISGQTAYNIYFKKLNCD
- a CDS encoding GIY-YIG nuclease family protein is translated as MNHYVYIIQSILTGKFYKGYSLSPYDRLKQHNNGESRYTQHFCPWELVFIQSFDSKTKALIREKVLKKYSKQQIANLIKSPLNEI
- a CDS encoding GIY-YIG nuclease family protein, whose translation is MRHYVYIIQSISTGKFYKGYSLSPYDRLKQHNNEESRYTQHFCPWELVYIQSFDSKTEALKREKALKKYSKKQIANLMKSSLTRFRISACHPQGFGDGFEFRPDRLKLKEFH
- a CDS encoding GIY-YIG nuclease family protein, translated to MNHYVYIIQSISTGKFYKGYSLAPYDRLKQHNNGESRYTQHFCPWELVFIQSFDSKTKALIREKVLKKYSKQQIANLIKSPLNEI
- a CDS encoding SBBP repeat-containing protein yields the protein MKRKTLLLAFVLFSLYQIHPIYAQNIVFSWAKSVGGTHNDFGFSMAVDHQDNMYITGSFNDTVDFDPGPAVANASSFGHLDIFIQKLDPNGNLIWFRNLGGATDDFSHSIAVDDLGFIYITGSFSGVVDFDPGSGTSNLTSNGFNDIFILKLDQNGDFLWARQIGSTQSDDGLSIDVDSFGNVYTTGSFQGMVDFDPGVGTTNLTANQARDIFIQKLDPSGNFLWAKHMGDFGTDRGFDIEVDPSGNLYTTGIFAGTIDFDPGNGTSNLTSNGNADIFIQKLDANGDFIWAKSFGGIYGDFSTSLAIDHNGNIYTTGAFVDLVDFDPGVGITNLNSNGDYDIFIQKLDVNGNFIWVKSMGGIDKEYGYSISVDQMGNIYNSGFFEATVDFDPGSGINNLTSNGFQDIFIQKLDSNGDFIWVEQIGGWGIDGCRSIDVSDSGNIYAVGYFWDTVDFDPGIDSNYLTSNGMMDIFMLKLGSSCFNSYSTDVQVACDSYTWMDGITYTSSNNNATYTLTNASGCDSIISLDLTINAVSDISVSQNQNTLTANNTNATYQWLDCNNNYTPITNETSISFTATASGNYAVELTEFGCVDTSACMLINNVGINESNPNQGFELYPTPATNFLNISIYSISQAVHDVTIFDTKGSRLIDLKLKNGDQTIDISSLKLGIFIIQIDNQYAKFIKE